The following proteins are co-located in the Styela clava chromosome 15, kaStyClav1.hap1.2, whole genome shotgun sequence genome:
- the LOC144411831 gene encoding zinc finger BED domain-containing protein 5-like produces MSKRNYSPAYIKYGFIAIEHNGEVLPQCVVCMKTLANSAMKPSLLQRHLDTNHPDKKDRNESFFQRLGEQVKRQRFDNTGTIYQRKKCAVEASYEVALLIAKNQKAHTIGERLIMPAAKMLVKNVLGEEAAAKLVSVPLSNNTVKNRIEEMSVDIAEQVISGVKDSEYGFSIQLDESTDVTNNAQLLVYVRYTQEKAVKTELL; encoded by the coding sequence ATGTCTAAACGAAATTACAGTCCAGCTTACATAAAGTACGGATTCATAGCTATTGAACACAACGGAGAAGTTTTGCCGCAATGTGTAGTGTGCATGAAAACGCTTGCTAATTCGGCTATGAAACCAAGCTTACTCCAACGACATCTTGACACAAATCATCCCGACAAGAAGGATCGAAATGAAAGTTTCTTTCAGCGACTGGGCGAGCAAGTGAAACGACAGCGCTTCGACAACACTGGCACAATTTATCAGAGAAAGAAGTGTGCTGTCGAGGCATCCTATGAAGTCGCTCTCCTGATAGCAAAAAATCAGAAAGCACATACCATTGGAGAGCGCCTCATTATGCCAGCTGCAAAGATGTTAGTAAAAAATGTACTTGGTGAAGAGGCGGCTGCAAAGCTAGTAAGTGTTCCCCTCTCCAACAATACGGTTAAGAATAGAATAGAAGAGATGTCAGTCGATATTGCTGAGCAAGTGATTTCAGGAGTGAAAGATTCAGAGTATGGTTTTTCCATTCAATTGGACGAGTCGACGGACGTAACAAATAACGCACAGTTACTTGTGTATGTTCGTTATACACAAGAAAAGGCTGTAAAAACTGAATTACTT
- the LOC120346583 gene encoding zinc finger BED domain-containing protein 5-like, which yields MSKELSGTTKGKDIFEALDSFFKVNKLDWGKLIGCTTDAAPSMLGHKSGFRAHVTAGAQNVTFVHCFIHRFALCAKVLPQNMLSCLNRVIKLVNFVKTSALNTRLFKLLCEDLGSNHSCLLFYTEVRWLSRGNATRRLFELRHELLQFFKEKNHDFQNDLESKDFLTRLAYLSDIFEVLNNFNLSFQGPNLTVTDFISKLRALIRKLDLWTWNVSNQNYGMFKCLTSVEKNPDGGISKEIIDHLSQLKTELLNYFPDVAYCAYSVNPFFIDPVDVPVGTGKQEELIDIQTDDAAKIKHKECCPINFWLSMASSYSNLVRHAVSQLLIFPSTWECEQGFSALMAIKSKSRNRLGTPEHDFGCAVSKALPRIDQLVEKKQLHPSH from the coding sequence ATGAGCAAAGAACTTTCAGGTACAACAAAGGGAAAGGATATTTTCGAAGCATTAGACAGTTTTTTCAAAGTGAATAAACTGGACTGGGGAAAGTTGATTGGCTGTACAACAGATGCAGCTCCATCAATGCTAGGACATAAATCAGGCTTCAGAGCTCATGTGACGGCTGGGGCGCAAAACGTGacttttgttcattgttttattCATAGATTCGCCCTATGCGCGAAAGTGCTACCTCAGAACATGTTATCATGCTTGAACCGAGTTATCAAACTAGTAAATTTCGTCAAAACATCTGCTCTGAATACTCGGTTGTTTAAACTTCTTTGTGAGGATCTCGGTTCTAACCACAGCTGTCTCCTCTTCTATACGGAGGTGCGCTGGCTCTCTCGTGGTAATGCAACAAGGCGCCTGTTTGAACTGCGACATGAGCTTCTGCAATTCTTCAAGGAGAAGAATCACGATTTTCAAAACGACCTGGAGAGCAAAGATTTTCTTACTAGATTGGCATATCTATCAGACATTTTTGAAGTTCTGAACAACTTTAACCTGTCGTTTCAAGGACCCAATCTAACTGTAACAGATTtcatttcaaagcttagagcaCTCATTCGTAAGCTGGACCTCTGGACATGGAATGTTAGCAATCAAAACTACGGAATGTTCAAATGCCTCACTTCTGTTGAGAAAAATCCTGATGGTGGCATTTCTAAAGAAATTATTGATCATCTTTCGCAACTAAAGACGGAGCTATTGAATTACTTTCCTGATGTTGCATACTGTGCTTACTCCGTCAACCCATTTTTCATTGATCCGGTTGATGTGCCTGTAGGGACCGGGAAACAAGAAGAACTAATAGACATTCAAACTGATGATGcagcaaaaataaaacataaggaATGTTGTCCAATCAATTTCTGGTTGAGCATGGCATCATCGTATTCTAACCTAGTACGTCACGCTGTTTCCCAGCTATTGATTTTTCCATCTACGTGGGAGTGCGAACAAGGGTTTTCGGCTTTGATGGCCATCAAATCGAAAAGCCGAAATCGTCTTGGAACGCCAGAACATGACTTTGGATGCGCTGTCAGCAAAGCTCTTCCTCGCATTGACCAGCTGGTGGAGAAAAAACAACtacatccatctcattaa
- the LOC120334002 gene encoding acetyl-coenzyme A synthetase, cytoplasmic-like: protein MSDDTEKTYEPSERVQKEAHVKDMETYRKMHKLSLDDPEKFWSDIAKQFYFKSPVTGKFLDYNFNIKNGPIYIKWMEGAVTNICYNCLDKHVKDGKGDVIAFYWEGNDPMDCTTITYSRLLEEVCKFSNILKSLGVKKGDRVAIYLPMILELVVAMLACARLGFIHSIVFAGFSAESLSSRILDAKADILITADGCFRGAKLVDLKKIADEAIHKCTEHNHKIKACITVKHVTDKSYCDDVTERPAKRPTNQMEVAWNPEVDKWYHELMADSSAECEPEWMESEESLFMLYTSGSTGTPKGVLHHVTGYMLYAATTHKYSFDYHPGEVYFCTADIGWITGHTYITYGPLLNGATSVLFEGTPLFPDCSRLWSIVDKYQVSKFYTAPTAIRALMKYGEEPVQRFKRTSLKVLGTVGEPINPEAWIWYHKVIGNSQCCIVDTFWQTETGGHVLTPMPGCTPTKPGAATFPFFGVEPAVLTDEGKEVEGPGKGYLVFKRPWPGIMRTVYGDHARFEKTYFSKFPGYYVAGDGCTRDEDGYYWITGRIDDMLNISGHLLSTAEVESALIKHASVSEAAVVGKPHSVKGFCIYCFVTLKEGIKFTDDVVKELKLRVREDIGPIGTPEYIQYAPGLPKTRSGKIMRRVLRAIAQGRRDMIGDISTMADESVVETLFGTRPPQNSD, encoded by the exons ATGAGTGATGATACAGAGAAAACGTATGAGCCAAGTGAGAGGGTTCAAAAAGAAGCTCACGTGAAAGACATGGAAACATATCGGAAGATGCACAAATTAAGTTTGGATGATCCTGAGAAATTCTGGTCTGATATTGCTAAGCAATTCTACTTCAAGTCACCAGTGACAG ggAAATTTCTTGATTATAATTTCAACATAAAAAATGGCCCAATTTATATTAAATGGATGGAGGGAGCTGTCACTAATATTTGTTATAATTGTCTCGATAAACACGTTAAGGATGGAAAAGGAGACGTTATTGCATTTTATTG GGAGGGAAACGATCCTATGGACTGTACCACCATTACCTATAGTCGACTTCTTGAAGAG GTCTGCAAGTTTTCAAATATACTGAAATCTCTTGGTGTCAAAAAAGGAGACAGAGTTGCAATTTATTTACCTATGATTTTGGAGCTTGTTGTAGCAATGCTCGCTTGTGCAAGACTTGGATTCATTCATTCCATTGTG TTTGCAGGATTTTCTGCTGAATCCTTATCAAGTAGAATTTTAGATGCCAAAGCTGATATACTAATTACTGCAG atgGTTGTTTCCGAGGTGCCAAACTAGTtgacttgaaaaaaattgcaGATGAAGCCATACACAAATGCACTGAACACAATCATAAAATTAAAGCTTGTATAACAGTGAAGCATGTCACAGATAAAAGTTACTGCGATGATGTAACAGAAAGACCAGCAAAGAGACCTACAAATCAAATGGAG GTTGCATGGAATCCTGAAGTTGATAAATGGTATCATGAGCTGATGGCAGATTCATCTGCTGAGTGTGAACCTGAATGGATGGAATCGGAAGAATCACTTTTTATGTTATACACGAGCGGATCAACTGGAACTCCTAAG GGAGTGCTACACCATGTTACTGGTTACATGTTATATGCCGCAACTACACACAAATATTCATTTGACTATCATCCTGGCGAAGTCTACTTTTGCACTGCTGATATTGGATGGATTACTGGACATACGTATATTACATATGGGCCATTGTTGAACGGTGCAACCTCTGTTCTG tttgaaggaACTCCACTCTTTCCTGATTGCAGTAGGCTATGGTCTATCGTAGACAAATACCAAGTTTCCAAATTCTACACTGCTCCCACTGCCATTAGAGCACTAATGAAATATGGTGAAGAACCAGTGCAAAG GTTCAAAAGGACGTCACTCAAAGTACTCGGTACAGTAGGAGAGCCAATCAATCCGGAAGCTTGGATCTGGTATCATAAGGTTATAGGAAATTCACAATGCTGTATTGTTGATACTTTCTGGCAAACGGAAACT GGTGGCCACGTCCTCACACCAATGCCTGGTTGCACTCCAACCAAACCTGGTGCTGCAACTTTCCCTTTCTTTGGTGTTGAACCAGCCGTTTTAACAGATGAAGGCAAAGAAGTGGAAGGACCAGGAAAAGGATATTTG GTTTTCAAAAGGCCTTGGCCTGGTATTATGAGAACAGTGTATGGTGATCATGCTAGGTTTGAAAAAACATACTTCTCTAAATTTCCTGGCTATTATGTTGCTGGCGATGGTTGCACTAGAGATGAAGATGGATATTATTGGATTACAGGACGTATTGATGACATGTTGAACATTTCAG GTCATTTACTGAGCACAGCAGAAGTCGAATCAGCGTTAATTAAACACGCTTCTGTGTCCGAGGCTGCGGTTGTAGGGAAACCTCATTCCGTCAAAGGATTTTGCATTTATTGCTTCGTCACTCTGAAAGAAGGAATCAAATTTACTGACGATGTGGTTAAAGAATTAAAACTAAGAG TACGAGAAGACATTGGGCCAATCGGAACTCCAGAATACATCCAATATGCACCTGGTTTACCAAAAACTCGCTCAGGAAAAATTATGAGGAGAGTGCTGCGAGCAATCGCTCAGGGACGTCGGGATATGATCGGGGATATCTCAACCATGGCGGATGAGTCCGTGGTGGAAACGTTATTCGGGACGAGACCACCTCAAAATTCTGATTAG